DNA from Daucus carota subsp. sativus chromosome 1, DH1 v3.0, whole genome shotgun sequence:
TTGATATTACCATGGTAATATCTTCTAATCTTTCCATAGAGAATGTGCTGAGTATTTTGTCCATCCCTTTGGAGAATAGAGGTAATGTCTCTGGAAATCTTTTTGTTGGATCAAGGCTGAAAGTCTGAAAGCATCACAAAATAGTtaggaaaaatataaaattaatgaatattgGTAATGTCTAAAATACTGATATGTATTGGTAATTACCAAATCTCCAACAGTACAAAAGAAGCGGAGTGGAGAGTCATCAGACTTGTACTTCTCAgtttcatttaaaattgtaGCCCATACATCAATGACTGAATAGTACACACTTGTTTTTGGTCTCAACGTTTGAATATGCTCCCTAATGCTTTTCACCCCTTTGCATCTAAAGATAATTTCCCTGTAATTGCATGTTTATTGTCAATTTAGTATAGATTATAAAAGTAAAAGTGAACATTAATTATTGAAATAGGAAAACTTACAGCAGATTACTTTTCTGGATTAAAAAGCTCCAAAAACCAAAATCAAGATTGCCAAGGTGTTTAGTTATATCAACCACTCTGTCTATATATGGTGATCTTGCATGAGGGCCGATCTTCTTAAGTCTTGTGCTTTTCTGTCTTGCCTGAGGTTGTGGAACAGTGCAGTCATCAGCATTTTGATTTGGTTCATCATCTATTCCAAGTGAGAAACTTGGAATTAGTAGACTGTCTTTGTCTTGATTATTAGCTGGACTTGTTCTCTTTTTAAATGTTATATAGAACTTCTCAGCGATCTCCAATTGTTCAAGACTCTTAGGACTCAAATCACGATCAAAATCATTAACAATCTCTGGCTCCTTATCTCCCAGTTCTTCTGATTGATTAGACATTTGGACTGTTGGGGGTTCTTTTGATTGATCTGCTGGTGCATTAGTTGTTGAGGGTTGTGGATCAACTGGAGGATTCTGATCTTGTTCATTTGCCTTACTTGGTGGATGAACGTCTGGATCAACTGCAGGATTGACATGTTCGTGTGTAGAACTTGTTGTTGGTGGAGGTTTTTTTGCAGGGAAGTTTTCACAAATAACTTCTTCAATTGTCTTTAGTGAATAACAATTTGGAAATTTTTCCCTTGCCTTCCTCAGGTCATCCTCTAGTTGGAACTTGGCTTCCAAGATATCTTGAGCTCTTGTTGTCAACTTTTGCACAATATCCtgaaatatgttttataagtaTACTTTAAACACTTAATTTGTATaatgtttttatgtaatttttgtaCAGAAGTATATGGATTTTTTGCATATATCATAAGTGATCAAAAACTAGTTTCTTAGTGATTTAACATTCATAGTTAGTGATTTAACACATGCAATACAGTTAACTATGAATGCAAAGTTAGTGTATTCATAGTTAGTGTATCATAGCTTTTAGTGATTTAACATTCATAGTTAGTGATTTAACTAGTATAATCTAGTGATTTAGTATAGAGATATTGAAAAATACCTCTTCTGATGGTTCAATCTCTGTGTCCTCTTGACTATCTCTGTTgattgtattttcatttatgtTGCCATCATTTTCTTGAGGATCATCGGGTGAAAAGGCTTTTTGTGGTTCTTTGTTCCTAATGTGGTCAGCTTCAATATCATCCACTGTTTGCCAAACATTCAAATCATCCCAAATCTCATTTTGTTCGCTAGCGTTTGTACCAGAATTGCTAGGGTTCTACAGAGAAGTGAAAAATAGTTAATATCtaagaattatatattataaaaattaacagaGATTAGTGTTTATACCTTTGGTTGATTTTCAAATGGATCTTCTTCATGTAAATATTCTCTAAGTGGTTTCAAAACCTGGCCAACTCCAAAAGCTCCACCACCTAACAGCTCCAGTGCTTGTCTTTCCCTTAATGTATCTACATCCCAACCTTTGTAAGATGGGAACTGCCTTTCAACAATTTTGATACCTTTGTTTCTTACACGGTCAACATAAAACAACTGCATAAAAAGTGGAATATGCATAAAAGTGAAATATGCATAAAAACAAAGTGATTCACGAAAGAATTTAAAAAAGTGTGTTGGAGACTTACAGTGAGGAAAACAAGGGATCCACGAAAGAATGTGGTTGTTGTCCTATTCCAGTTCTCTGTTGCAAGCACAAGATAATCTAGCAAAAACTCTGGCCAATTGTACTTCCTTAGATTATcaagatcatcatcaaacctCAGTAGCTGTCTGTCAATATAAGAACTAGTTGTTGTTCCAAGTAGAGCATTTGACATGAGAAGTAGAAAATTCAGCTTAAAATTCTCCGTAACTGGTTGTCCTCTCATGACTTGCACAAGTCTTTGGGCTGTGATTTGATCTTTATCATATTTGAACTGTGCAAGCCATGCATCTATTCTTTCTCTATATTCGTCCTCTGTGCCAAGTCTTATTGATAGATCTCCATGCGGCAATCCCAGCACATCAAATACATCATCTTCTGTGATGTTGATTTCTTTATCTTTAATTTTCAGAGAAACTGAATTATGATCAAAAATTTGAAGGACGTTGTAACTGAGTTTGGCTGGAAGCATCTCCAACTGAAACTCCAATAGCAGAGAAAAACCAGCTTTTTGGACCCATTTTCTTTGTTCTGGAGTGAGAAAATAGATGACCTCACTAAACAATCTAGGTGAAACTCTTAGTTTCACTTCATCTTTCTGTTTATTAATGTGTTTAGCACCTTCAATTACCTAAAgatatgaaaaaatgaaaattagttCAAAGCAATGATATACTTTAAGTATGATATAAGGTTAGTGTAGATGAATGACtatatatgaataaagtagTGAAAATAATACCACAGATTCCTTGTTGTTGTATCTCATCGTTGGTAAAATGATCgtaggcttcttcttttttggTAAATTTGTATCAGGATAAAATGCCTTCCTTTTAAATTTAGTGGTTTTTGTCTTCTCATTAGCTTCTGGCACTTCATCTTCTTGTTCATCTGCTTGCTCATCTTCTTGTAGATTTTGTTCTTCTAGATTTTGTTCAGCTTCTGGTTCTTCTAGATTTTGTTCTTCTGTTTGTTTGTCTGATTGTTCTTCCTCTTGAGGTTGTTCTTCATTTTCATGTTCATTGTTTGGCTCCTCTTGATCGGTATGATCCTGTTCAAAACAATCAGTTTACTAAGTGAAAGTAGTACTACATACAAAAAGATaaacaattagtttattaaGTGAAAGTAGTACTTAATACAAAAAGAGAATGAATATCTAAATACATACATAATAATTGCCTGCAGGTCTATGTGCTGGTTTTTTCACTCGAGTCATATTAttttcttcctctgaatcaacTAAATCTATTGGATCTGTGGATGTTGTTTTTGGGAAGCTATTTTGACGAATTCTTGAGCTTCTTCGCACTTGAATTTTAGGACCTGCATATGTCAAACACTTGCAAAAATTTTTGTTACATCAAAGtacacattttatatatgttaaaactactaaaacctttattttttagtaATAGCTGTACATGATTTAATGATTTAGATAGTTGAATTTAGTGATTCAACTATTATCTACGAGTGAAAATTGTGTAATTTGTAACAGAACTTAACTTACTAGTAGGACACTTTAGGGTACACTTGCCTATGTTCACGATTTGCTATTTTTTATAATCAATAACACTTAGACAATTAACTATTATATCCTAATTTGTTCTAAATATCACAAAACTAAACTATAAGATTGTGTAATTTGTTCTAAATAACACTTGTCTATAAGATGCTTAGTAATTTGGAAATTTATTTAGAATGGAAATCTGCAATAACTATATCAGCTAAATAAACTATATCAGTCTATCATCACTTATCAGACAAGTGATGATAAACTGATAAGATTATGCAGACGACTACACAGAGTATAACAAAATCGCAATTACACGCGTGCACAAGTAGAAGGCATATTTTCTATTCACACATGATGTCTAACATTTTATGTTCAGAGTTATTATTTTATCCTAATActtaaacaattaatattaaatcacaaAACTAAATTGAATAACACTAAATCACAAAAACAGAGAACAATTCATAAGTTAACTCACTCATGTGTTTAACACCAAATCACAAGTTTAACTCGTATCACCAAGGTTAACTCGTATCTCCAAATCACTAACTAAATTATCACCAAATCACTAAATTAAACAATACAAAATCATCACTAATTCATCACTAAATCAATAACTATCACTCACTCGTCTGTTTAACAAAGTTAAATAATATCACCAAATCACTAATTAAATTATCACCAAATCACTGAATTAAACAACACAAAAACATAACTAATTCATCACTAAATCACTAAACTATCATCAAAATCACTAAATACTGACTTGCACATCAATAAAtcatatcatataaaaacaGAACATAAATCATATCATAGCATTAGACAGTAGATAAATAGAAGcacaataaattataataaaaaaacataaaacccTAGATTAACATACCTCCTCTAGTTCTAGCCATAATTAGTAGCTTTTTGAGATCGAAAACAGATAAATTAATGCTGTTATAGAAGAATAATAAAGGTGAAGAGTTAGATTGTAGTAAAATCGGTACAGAAGAtctcaaattatataaaaaccgAACATGCACTAAATAATACATGTTTTATAACTAAAATGTTACTAATATATGTTAGAAACATTACCTTATTGATTAATTCGAAATGAGAAATCGATCGTGAACAGTGGAGCACCAAAAAACCCTTGCCGCGCCTCAAATTTGTTCGAGAACCTTTGAGAACGACGAAATACGCATCAGTATGGTGAAAAACGAGTTAAAACGCCATGAAAATGCTGTAAGCTTACCTTGAGATCGATGAAGAAGAAGAGGGTTTTTGTGATTATGGCAAACTGTATTGTATGTATATGcgtaagtattttttttttttaaaacaagcgGTAACAGACAGCGGGTGTATAAATGAGTTGGgcttgtttgttatttttgtTGGGCTGGGCTGTGTAAGAGGTGGGTTGGGTTgcaggtttttagtttttattttaaattagtttgTAGTAGAgtatgactctatatatatatatatatatatatatatattctatatatacttatactggtaattttatatatttacattggttacaatatttaattttgtttcaaagatatttattttaaaaaaaatatatatatctatttaactaaataaaattttaaattaatactcttttttgtttgatatatttTCATCACACGTGTGAACAAGTTTGTTGCAATTAAGCTcgttagaaaatatataaacaaatagagacgagatatattttttaatataaatatttgaatatattctAGTTATAATAAATAACTGGGTAAACATGAATGAAAGATCTActcataaaaattttaaatatttaaaatttatagatattttatTCCATGCTATTATTTCATTATGTGTCTGTTTGGCTGGAAGGAAAAGTACTTCTTTTTCCAAGgtgacttctacttttcttaatCCGGTTAACATCTTTAAAAGTTACAAATGCTAATTTGTCTCTGGAGCTTATACTTCTTTATGTCACTTATAAGTATTAACTTCCTTATAACTTCtaattcacttttttattttaatgaaaaagcACTTATTATAAACTCACTTAAACGCCCTTGTATAACAGCACTCCTTCGATTGTTATTTTATGTAATACTCAGTTCTTTAATGACACACTGTATAATACAAATTATCACATACCAACACATGTAATCTATGTTATatgttttcttatataattCTAACATCTTCCCAGATCTTTTCAAACTTTGAAAATGTTAATACAGACatacacttatatatatatctagcCGTTCAAAGTGTTTACAATATACGCAATATGCACAATGAAATTAATGATAATGCCTACCATGAAACATACTCCACACTACTGcactttttataataattttcataGTTTATACTCATTTTGGAATGTGGGTCAATAAAGGCAtaactttttattataaaattaatatatctatTAGACGAGTCAAAGACCTAGCAAGTGCAACAAAGACCCACTTGTCTTCCACCTCCCCTCATTTCTTGTCATAGTTTCCTCAACCTGGATCATAAACCACCTTTAATTTGTAGCCCTAGCTGGTTTTGCTGCACCAAAGATAACTCAACTCTGCTTATAGTTACTTGCTACTTTATCAGCCTAGTTGAGGAATTATGCTGGTCTTCTTATTCAATTATTTTCAGTCTTgttattcaattatatttttggtGAACAATTAATAAtggttctttttatttttccatTTTATAAATCTTGGGGGTTTATTGCATTAAAACTCAGATTCTATCATGTGAACAAGAAATGGtctaatataaacatatattgaTCTTTTCATAACCATTCATactcttatatttttatttagccctcttcataatttttcatattctaACTTAAATATGTGCCAAATAATAACACcatatgtataaattaaaaactcTCTGAATACAATTACCAAGAGGCACATTTGCCATGCCTGAATTAGTATAGAAATTATGCTCAACTTTGTAGGTTGTTGATGTCTCTTAGTGACATAAACAAATATTTCCAAGAAGAAAAATACATGTTCTTGTCTTTTCCTTTCACTTCTTGTACTCCTCATCTTATGAAAGTCGCCgattttaaatatgtttacACGTTCTTAATCACTTCAACTATGAGCTATGCATCGTGTTAACTTAGCTAGGATAATTAACCTAAACATACaactcatatattatatatgcaaACTTTCTTTTAATCCATCTacttaattaattatgtttaaCCTTTGCTTTCTGGTCCAGACAAAAGTTATTAAACTAACAGCCGCACAAAATATTTGACTTGcatatgttatatttttggCATCCACTGCAAGAGTGATTCGCCTATGTATATCTGCAGTAGATACCCTAATGCATGAGTTTCAATACTGTAACTTATGGTTGCTACACGGGCATGCGTATGTATACGAGGGGAATATGCATATGAGGGGTGGCAATATATATCAGACTCGACCCGAACCTGACCTGAACCcgcaacccgatttactgagataaAATCCGAAAATGACACGAAATTCACCCGATTGTTACGAAATGGACCCAAAATGAtctgaaattagaatttcgtttctaatagctttaattttcagttttattcaattttaaatgattttagcTTGATCCGAAATCGATCTGATTgttgacacgaacacgacccatTACCCGAAATTGTCACCCCTTATGCAtatgtatattttgttttatgatcGAACATGTAACTATAATGAGTCTTAGTTATGTCTTAGCCTGACTTAACAtgataaatttaattgtttaaaatgtttgattaaattattttaggtattgattgttaaaaatataataaaaaaacataattataagtaatttatgggtaagttttataaattttttaagaaaactaATTCACTGAATAATATATCTCAAATAAACTCTTTGCTCTAAGTATAGACTTActatacaaatatttttgagtgtaaaatcacaaacaaatataaGTCCTTACTTAAAATGCACGTAAACAAGCTCAATGTTATAATGTTGGAAATCGAATAGAAATGTGATTAGCACATACTTAGTGACCCACTTGTGCTTAATTACATCACCAACGTATACATTGATTTAAGGTCACTTCTTGAATCCCATTAGAGTGATtactaaatactccctccgtccctcccatttctttacactttttttttgggtgtcccatccaattctttacatttcaaaacttaccaaaaatagtcgatGGATCccgccacttctccacttttcttctcttttcacactacttttactccactatctcctttttatacattaaaaatcaatgggtcccaccacttcacccactttttcttcttttttccactactttatacatattttttaacctccgtgcccaacccaaatgataagaaatgggagggacggagggagtactgatTTGCGAACACAATTGATTGTGTCTTCTCATGGTCTAGTTGATTCCCACAAGTATCAAGCACAGTGAAACTTGTGGCAGACATAATTAGGGTTAGCCCACCCAAGGTTACAACTAATTCGGTGTCTCATTTAAATAGATTTGTTAAATCGATGGTCCGTCAATTTATGATTAAATGTGTGGACGGCTATGACTCCCACTCACGTGTCACCTAAAACCAACTTGCTTGATTTAATTCATCgcttttaaatcattttaatgATTACCAGCTAATTCTATACGAATCATTGCTGTTTCAACGGCTTCATTATTCAAAGCTTGGCCTCTTTAAATACTCACCTTCGGTGACGAAGGAGATCGTGTTGGTATTCTCACCGAAATATAGGTGAGGAGAGGGAAGTCAAtcatatataacaaaattatacacttcggattataatatttacattaggagtattaatattaatatttcgtatatattataaagtatgTAGTGTAgagcatatatataaaatctcgATTTCGTATACTGTTTCTTGCTTGAAGATATCATCTCATATAGGTTTGAAATTGAACGCTAGTTAGCTTAATTATAGTGGTGAGTTTGATTTTTTGTCATTCATATTTTTGATCAATTAAGAAACCCAGATCATATACAATATGATGTAATATTAGCTCTTCCTGAAGACCACGGGCATTTAAGTCGGtgtgaatctaattttaaattaaaaaagtatttccagtttcaaaaaaattaaaaatattataaattacaaaacactagttataagatattattaatataagcgCGTTAATAAAGCACTTACTATGATGAGGCTCATCTTAAGacatatattagtattttaatattatgtacATAGACTTGCTCTAAATCTGCAACCTCAGATCGGTCGCGGAACCAGAGGGGGTTAGGGGATACTAGAAACACCCCTAACCtcgaaaaaataatatatatattttttcagccCCAGCTGAATTAGTGTGAtgttagtataattttttttaaccccagctgaattataaatatcatagaGAGGGACTTATTGGGAAAAAAGGAAAACAAAGGCACTTTTAGTCTAAACAGAGTCTAATAACAAATACATTCGAACTGAGAGCGACCCCAACAAACTCCTTaacttttctctaaaaataaaatagacaATCAACTCTTAAATATATAAGAAGTAAATTACACAAtatctccaacaatattccctACATGTGATCTCTATCTATATATGCTAGGAGCTTGTTGGAGTTCATTTCATCTCCATATTCTTCAAATTTAGGCTAAAGAGCCCATATGAAGAATCTTTGGACATGCTTTCATAAGTCATACGCACACATTGACACTACCCTAACTCAGTGGAGTTCTTTTGATGAAAGTTTTCTTCGCAATTACTAATGATTTGTCATAAGCTTTACAACAAAGAACtcgaaatattataaatatcatgACAATAGTTCGAAgtatgaaaattaaattgcaCCTATTAAGAGAGAAAGACTGGGAGACATTTTTAGAAGATGTTCAgtgttataaaatttgtttactAACTTTTTTATCTAACAGTTTATTGATCAAGACTTATCAGCGTGATAAGGTGGGAGATGCATGACGGAATGAtagtatgatgatatatattgagaaagctATTTATACAAGTATagatgaaaaaatatttcagcCCCCTAACTTTTAGTCCTGGTTCCGCTGCTTCCTCAAATAATTAAGAAATCAACTCCCGAAATTTTTAATTACATGTTGGAGGAAGATTACGTGGTTAACGAATCAATTGCTATATTGGGATCACGAATCAACAAGTCTCGATGTATATAACCAGCATCTTTAGCCGTTTGATACTGTTTGGAAGTATTGTAAAATGGTGAAATCCTTGAGAGTGGCTTTATAATAGTAAATTAGTTTGCCACGCCAAGTGTTGTAGAAAGAAGAAATAATCTAGCTAGTAAACAGGACTGCGTGCTCATCAGCTTCACCAAATATACTTTACTATACTTGATAACATAGAAAATTCATACTTAACTAACATTGGTTACGATCTTGAATTGGAGTTTTAACTAAATTCATTATAAATCACAGGTGATCATGACAGTCCGGGTAAAATATGGCGTTCTCTCTTTGACTTCACTTTTCaattttagatatttattttgagaggaagctatatatttatatatttttaatcaaaaaaaggaggtgtttataattttatttattttcaaaaataacatattaCAAGAAAATCCGGAATTACCGACCATAATTTTTGTTGATAAAAATGATATCATGTGACTAATTCAAAATTGGGACAGAATTATCCACAGACCAAATCATTTTCGTTGAGAAACTGTAAGAATGCTTAtgttacaaatttttattgataattcTAGGATTTTTTATAGTAAAATATTGTAAGAAAAGTATTTTTAGATTTGTTTCATATATTACTACTTGTTTTCTAAAATAAGATAAGTGACATATAGTATTGGTCCACTTAACTTACTTTTTCGGTACACTTAAATTTAAGAGACCATGTCTGGTAGAAGACAATGAAATGAGGCGACTGTGcaataaaataataagtaaCAAAATTTGTATCTCTTTTGAACATTTTGAATGATTTCGATATATGCgaaaataaatgattaaaataatataaaatacagattatataatttttttgaactttccaATATTTCAATAAGACTGGTTATAATCATTCGTATTATCCTAAaatgattattaaatttgttataaACAGAATACTATATTAATATGACAATAAAAGGCTGTTACTATAACtatgtataaaataatgtaAGAGATTTGGTGGCTGATAACGTGTTTACCCGTATTAATATTACGGACAATTTTCGCTATTTTCCACTTTTTCCTTGCAGATAGCCCGTAAAAACAATATGAGAGCAAAGAGTGTCTTAACGGTGGATgtgttataaaaataatagagtATGACGTTCTAATAGTTTAGGGgaaaaatggtggagagagagagaatgataatattttattattaaaaatgaaatgaggCTCAAATAGATAGCCCTATAATAGAGCTGGAGTAAGTTATCTTGagcaatatttttaatcaaatatcttaaattatgacttaggacattGAGGCGGTTTTTGGACTTGCTCTGAGTATGGTAGAGAACACTACAGCAGACCACGATACCATATATATCAACAATGAGTATGTtcgaaaagaacaaaaaaagcTTTCGATGGTTATAAAGTTAATTTCCAGACTATGTGTTGCCTGCGAATTGATTTATTtggaatttttgaaatttacaaaCAAGGACTTGGACAAATTTAACTAGATAGGAAATTCAGAAGCTTGGATTATTGGCTTGTAAATATCCCTATCATACATTGACTTGGTATATATGTTATTCCCTTGTTTACATTGGCTTGCATTTCGTTTTACACGAGCTTggcttaaaattataatatgaatttttttgtttttccaaGTAAATGCTCTACTGGCTTTCAGCATTTTGTACGGCCTGTACGACAAAACCAAAATACGCCctcttttgaaatataagttgtttaacttttttatacatatttctaaattttttgatcgcacagttaaaatcattatttttttaaaaaaaaaattttacgaataaaatatatgattaatattataatttggaaaaagaaagtttttaaaataacaattttaactaAGCGGTCAAACGACTCGAAAACGTATGCCAAAAAATCAAGCGACCTATATGTCAAAATCGAGGGAGTAAGATATTTATATGCtcatgtaatttatttaaaatatatgcgTGTATGGGCCAGCTTTTTTTGTCAGACTTAACGGTTTATCttgtaaaaaatttacatatagttgcaagttttttagatataaatgtGAAAGAGGTGTATTATACTCGTTATTTAGCAAAACAATGGTGACTTAtttccaaaaaatataattatgtatatttttctttaaaaataaagtaTTGTTTCATAACCAAACTGTCACGTAATCTATTCGATTCTTTGTGTTGGGGCTGTGAAGCTATCAATACCTTAATATGGGCCACTTCGATTTCTTCAGTTTGGACTTGCTTGATATGGTCCAAACTGCACTCTCTCATGGCCTAAATATTTGTTTGGAATTTTCTTTAGCATTTTGAAAAGGACCACTTGGAAGTTGGACTATGTTTGATTTTTCAAGTTATAACAttgaaaatatcataaatttgtgAGATTGTTTGTACTCAACATCATTCTGCTGCATTCACCCGTGAACGGTGGGCACCGTGGATCGAAATACGTGAGAAATAATTTTCCGTACTCGTCGGAGTTAATGTTTTTTTTCTTACTGCAGCGGTAATTATCTTGTCGattgattaaatttttgtgtgttatacgttcactgtttgcacgccgAAACtccaataaaatatagttatataatgtttttttttgaaattttcctttcttgaataaaagtttaaacatcaaatttttatttagaaaaaaagggtttaaaaaaatattgtagaactatattttaaaagatcATTAAAATGAGTGCCAAAaagtatacaattcattgggacatAGGGAGTATATATCTATTAAATTCTCAGGCAAGTACCTCAAAAAAAGAAACAATTCCTTATATCAATCAGACTTG
Protein-coding regions in this window:
- the LOC135150621 gene encoding uncharacterized protein LOC135150621 produces the protein MTRVKKPAHRPAGNYYDHTDQEEPNNEHENEEQPQEEEQSDKQTEEQNLEEPEAEQNLEEQNLQEDEQADEQEDEVPEANEKTKTTKFKRKAFYPDTNLPKKKKPTIILPTMRYNNKESVVIEGAKHINKQKDEVKLRVSPRLFSEVIYFLTPEQRKWVQKAGFSLLLEFQLEMLPAKLSYNVLQIFDHNSVSLKIKDKEINITEDDVFDVLGLPHGDLSIRLGTEDEYRERIDAWLAQFKYDKDQITAQRLVQVMRGQPVTENFKLNFLLLMSNALLGTTTSSYIDRQLLRFDDDLDNLRKYNWPEFLLDYLVLATENWNRTTTTFFRGSLVFLTLFYVDRVRNKGIKIVERQFPSYKGWDVDTLRERQALELLGGGAFGVGQVLKPLREYLHEEDPFENQPKNPSNSGTNASEQNEIWDDLNVWQTVDDIEADHIRNKEPQKAFSPDDPQENDGNINENTINRDSQEDTEIEPSEEDIVQKLTTRAQDILEAKFQLEDDLRKAREKFPNCYSLKTIEEVICENFPAKKPPPTTSSTHEHVNPAVDPDVHPPSKANEQDQNPPVDPQPSTTNAPADQSKEPPTVQMSNQSEELGDKEPEIVNDFDRDLSPKSLEQLEIAEKFYITFKKRTSPANNQDKDSLLIPSFSLGIDDEPNQNADDCTVPQPQARQKSTRLKKIGPHARSPYIDRVVDITKHLGNLDFGFWSFLIQKSNLLEIIFRCKGVKSIREHIQTLRPKTSVYYSVIDVWATILNETEKYKSDDSPLRFFCTVGDLTFSLDPTKRFPETLPLFSKGMDKILSTFSMERLEDITMVISI